From Symphalangus syndactylus isolate Jambi chromosome 17, NHGRI_mSymSyn1-v2.1_pri, whole genome shotgun sequence, one genomic window encodes:
- the KRT74 gene encoding keratin, type II cytoskeletal 74 produces the protein MSRQLNIKSSGDKGNFSVHSAVVPRKAVGSLASYCAAGRGAGAGFGSQSLYSLGGNRHISFNVAGGGVRAGGYGFRPGSGYGGGRASGFAGSMFGSMALGPACLSVCPPGGIHQVTVNKSLLAPLNVELDPEIQKVRAQEREQIKALNDKFASFIDKVRFLEQQNQVLETKWELLQQLDLNNCKKNLEPILEGYISNLRKQLETLSGDRVRLDSELRSMRELVEDYKKRYEVEINRRTAAENEFVVLKKDADAAYAVKVELQAKVDSLDKDIKFLKCLYDAEIAQIQTHASETSVILSMDNNRDLDLDSIIAEVRMHYEEIALKSKAEAEALYQTKIQELQLAASRHGDDLKHTRSEMAELNRLIQRIRCEIGNVKKQRASLETAIADAEERGDNALKDARAKLDELEGALHQAKEELARMLREYQELMSLKLALDMEIATYRKLLEGEECRMSGENPSSVSISVISSSSYSYHHPSSVGTDLGASAVAGSSGSTQSGQTKTTEARGGDLKDSQSKSTPASIPARKATR, from the exons ATGAGTCGGCAACTGAACATCAAGTCCAGTGGTGACAAGGGCAACTTCAGTGTGCATTCGGCAGTGGTGCCAAGGAAGGCTGTGGGTAGCCTGGCTTCTTACTGTGCAGCTGGCAGAGGGGCTGGAGCTGGCTTTGGCAGTCAGAGCCTCTATAGCCTTGGAGGGAATCGGCATATTTCTTTCAATGTGGCTGGTGGCGGCGTTCGGGCTGGAGGTTACGGCTTCAGGCCTGGCTCTGGGTATGGAGGGGGCCGGGCTAGTGGCTTTGCTGGCAGTATGTTTGGCAGTATGGCCCTGGGGCCTGCATGTTTGTCTGTGTGCCCGCCTGGGGGCATCCACCAGGTCACTGTCAACAAGAGCCTCTTGGCCCCCCTCAACGTGGAGCTGGACCCTGAGATCCAGAAGGTGCGCGCCCAGGAGCGGGAACAGATCAAGGCGCTGAACGACAAGTTCGCCTCCTTCATTGACAAG GTACGGTTCCTAGAGCAGCAGAACCAGGTTCTAGAAACCAAGTGGGAGCTGCTGCAGCAGCTGGACCTGAACAACTGCAAGAAGAACCTGGAGCCCATCCTTGAGGGCTACATCAGCAACCTGCGGAAGCAGCTGGAGACGCTGTCTGGGGACAGGGTGAGGCTGGACTCGGAGCTGAGAAGCATGAGGGAACTGGTGGAGGACTACAAGAAGAG ATATGAGGTGGAGATTAACCGGCGCACAGCAGCAGAGAATGAGTTTGTGGTGCTCAAGAAG GATGCAGATGCAGCCTACGCGGTCAAGGTGGAGCTTCAGGCCAAAGTGGACTCACTGGACAAAGACATCAAATTCCTCAAGTGTCTGTATGATGCA GAGATCGCTCAGATCCAGACTCACGCCAGTGAGACCTCTGTCATCCTGTCCATGGACAACAACCGGGACCTGGACCTCGACAGCATCATCGCCGAGGTCCGCATGCATTATGAGGAGATCGCCCTGAAGAGCAAGGCCGAGGCCGAGGCCCTGTACCAGACCAAG ATCCAGGAGCTGCAGCTGGCAGCCAGTCGGCATGGTGATGACCTGAAACACACCAGGAGCGAGATGGCGGAGCTGAACCGGCTCATCCAGAGGATCCGGTGTGAGATCGGGAATGTGAAGAAGCAG CGTGCCAGCCTGGAGACGGCCATCGCTGACGCTGAGGAGCGGGGAGACAATGCCCTGAAGGACGCCCGGGCCAAGCTGGACGAGCTGGAGGGCGCCCTGCACCAGGCCAAGGAGGAGCTGGCGCGGATGCTGCGCGAGTACCAGGAGCTCATGAGCCTGAAACTGGCCCTGGACATGGAGATCGCCACTTACCGCAAGCTGCTGGAGGGCGAGGAGTGCAG GATGTCTGGCGAGAATCCATCCTCTGTTAGCATCT CCGTCATCAGCAGTAGCAGCTACAGCTACCACCACCCCAGCTCTGTGGGTACTGACCTCGGGGCCAGCGCTGTGGCAGGCAGCTCTGGCAGCACCCAGAGCGGGCAGACCAAGACCACAGAGGCGCGAGGGGGAGACCTCAAGGACTCCCAGAGCAAGAGCACCCCAGCCAGCATCCCAGCAAGGAAAGCCACCCGCTAG
- the LOC129465405 gene encoding keratin, type II cytoskeletal 72 isoform X1, with protein MSRQLTHFPCGERLGFSGYSAVLSGGIGSSSASFRAGVKGSASFGSKSLFCLGGSRRLALSAAAGRGGGRLGGFVGTVFGSAGLGPTCPSVCPPGGIPQVTVNRSLLAPLNVELDPKIQRVRAQEREQIKALNNKFASFIDKVRFLEQQNQVLETKWNLLQQLELNNCRKNLEPIYEGYISDLRKQLETLSGDRVRLDSELRNMQDLVEDYKKRYEVEINRRTAAENEFVVLKKDVDAAYMNKVELQAKVDSLTDEITFFKCLYEGEIAQIQSHISDTSVILSMDNNRDLDLDSIIAEVRAQYEEIALKSKAEAETLYQTKIQELQVTAGQHGDDLKLTKAEISELNRLIQRIRSEIGNVKKQCTNLETAIADAEQRGDCSLKDARAKLDELEGALHQAKEELARMLREYQELMSLKLALDVEIATYRKLLESEECRMSGEYPNSVSISVISSTNAGAGGAGFSMGFGASSSYSYKTAAADVKTKGSCGSELKDPLAKTSGSSCATKKASR; from the exons ATGAGCCGCCAACTGACCCATTTCCCCTGCGGGGAGCGCCTGGGCTTCAGCGGTTACTCCGCAGTCCTCTCCGGCGGGATCGGCAGCAGCTCTGCCTCATTCCGGGCCGGGGTCAAGGGCTCGGCCTCCTTTGGCAGCAAGAGCCTCTTCTGCCTTGGGGGCAGCCGACGTCTGGCGCTCAGCGCTGCGGCGGGGCGAGGCGGCGGCCGCCTGGGTGGCTTCGTGGGCACCGTCTTCGGCAGCGCCGGGCTGGGGCCCACGTGTCCCTCCGTGTGCCCGCCCGGGGGCATCCCTCAGGTCACCGTCAACAGGAGCCTCCTGGCCCCGCTCAACGTGGAGCTGGACCCCAAGATCCAGAGGGTGCGCGCCCAGGAGCGGGAGCAGATCAAGGCGCTGAACAACAAGTTCGCCTCCTTCATCGACAAG GTGCGGTTCCTGGAGCAGCAGAATCAGGTGCTGGAGACCAAGTGGAACCTCCTACAGCAGCTGGAGTTGAACAACTGCAGGAAGAACCTGGAGCCCATTTATGAGGGCTACATCAGCGACCTGCGGAAGCAGCTGGAGACGCTGTCTGGGGACAGGGTGAGGCTGGACTCGGAGCTGAGGAACATGCAGGATTTGGTGGAGGACTACAAGAAGAG GTATGAAGTGGAGATTAACAGACGCACAGCTGCTGAGAATGAGTTTGTGGTGCTGAAGAAG GATGTGGATGCTGCTTACATGAATAAGGTTGAGCTCCAGGCCAAGGTGGACTCCTTGACAGATGAGATTACATTCTTCAAGTGCCTTTATGAAGGG GAGATCGCTCAGATCCAGTCCCACATCAGCGACACGTCCGTCATCCTGTCAATGGACAACAACCGGGACCTGGACCTGGACAGCATCATTGCCGAGGTCCGTGCCCAGTATGAGGAGATCGCCCTAAAGAGCAAGGCCGAGGCTGAGACCCTGTACCAGACCAAG ATCCAGGAGCTGCAGGTCACAGCAGGCCAGCATGGGGATGACCTCAAGCTCACCAAGGCTGAAATCTCTGAGCTCAACCGCCTGATCCAGAGGATCCGCTCAGAGATAGGGAATGTGAAGAAGCAG TGCACCAATCTGGAGACTGCCATAGCCGACGCTGAGCAGCGGGGGGACTGCTCCCTGAAAGACGCCCGGGCCAAGCTGGATGAGCTGGAGGGTGCCCTGCACCAGGCCAAGGAGGAGCTGGCACGGATGCTGCGTGAGTACCAGGAGCTCATGAGTCTGAAGCTGGCCCTGGATGTGGAGATTGCCACCTACCGCAAGCTGCTGGAGAGTGAGGAGTGCAG gATGTCTGGCGAATATCCAAATTCTGTGAGCATCT CTGTCATCAGCAGCACCAatgctggggcaggaggggctggcttcagcatgggctttggagcctCGAGCAGTTATAGCTACAAAACTGCAGCTGCAGACGTCAAGACCAAAGGCAGCTGTGGCAGCGAGCTCAAGGATCCCCTTGCCAAAACCTCGGGGAGCAGCTGTGCCACCAAAAAGGCCTCCAGATGA
- the LOC129465405 gene encoding keratin, type II cytoskeletal 72 isoform X2 — protein sequence MSRQLTHFPCGERLGFSGYSAVLSGGIGSSSASFRAGVKGSASFGSKSLFCLGGSRRLALSAAAGRGGGRLGGFVGTVFGSAGLGPTCPSVCPPGGIPQVTVNRSLLAPLNVELDPKIQRVRAQEREQIKALNNKFASFIDKVRFLEQQNQVLETKWNLLQQLELNNCRKNLEPIYEGYISDLRKQLETLSGDRVRLDSELRNMQDLVEDYKKRYEVEINRRTAAENEFVVLKKDVDAAYMNKVELQAKVDSLTDEITFFKCLYEGEIAQIQSHISDTSVILSMDNNRDLDLDSIIAEVRAQYEEIALKSKAEAETLYQTKCTNLETAIADAEQRGDCSLKDARAKLDELEGALHQAKEELARMLREYQELMSLKLALDVEIATYRKLLESEECRMSGEYPNSVSISVISSTNAGAGGAGFSMGFGASSSYSYKTAAADVKTKGSCGSELKDPLAKTSGSSCATKKASR from the exons ATGAGCCGCCAACTGACCCATTTCCCCTGCGGGGAGCGCCTGGGCTTCAGCGGTTACTCCGCAGTCCTCTCCGGCGGGATCGGCAGCAGCTCTGCCTCATTCCGGGCCGGGGTCAAGGGCTCGGCCTCCTTTGGCAGCAAGAGCCTCTTCTGCCTTGGGGGCAGCCGACGTCTGGCGCTCAGCGCTGCGGCGGGGCGAGGCGGCGGCCGCCTGGGTGGCTTCGTGGGCACCGTCTTCGGCAGCGCCGGGCTGGGGCCCACGTGTCCCTCCGTGTGCCCGCCCGGGGGCATCCCTCAGGTCACCGTCAACAGGAGCCTCCTGGCCCCGCTCAACGTGGAGCTGGACCCCAAGATCCAGAGGGTGCGCGCCCAGGAGCGGGAGCAGATCAAGGCGCTGAACAACAAGTTCGCCTCCTTCATCGACAAG GTGCGGTTCCTGGAGCAGCAGAATCAGGTGCTGGAGACCAAGTGGAACCTCCTACAGCAGCTGGAGTTGAACAACTGCAGGAAGAACCTGGAGCCCATTTATGAGGGCTACATCAGCGACCTGCGGAAGCAGCTGGAGACGCTGTCTGGGGACAGGGTGAGGCTGGACTCGGAGCTGAGGAACATGCAGGATTTGGTGGAGGACTACAAGAAGAG GTATGAAGTGGAGATTAACAGACGCACAGCTGCTGAGAATGAGTTTGTGGTGCTGAAGAAG GATGTGGATGCTGCTTACATGAATAAGGTTGAGCTCCAGGCCAAGGTGGACTCCTTGACAGATGAGATTACATTCTTCAAGTGCCTTTATGAAGGG GAGATCGCTCAGATCCAGTCCCACATCAGCGACACGTCCGTCATCCTGTCAATGGACAACAACCGGGACCTGGACCTGGACAGCATCATTGCCGAGGTCCGTGCCCAGTATGAGGAGATCGCCCTAAAGAGCAAGGCCGAGGCTGAGACCCTGTACCAGACCAAG TGCACCAATCTGGAGACTGCCATAGCCGACGCTGAGCAGCGGGGGGACTGCTCCCTGAAAGACGCCCGGGCCAAGCTGGATGAGCTGGAGGGTGCCCTGCACCAGGCCAAGGAGGAGCTGGCACGGATGCTGCGTGAGTACCAGGAGCTCATGAGTCTGAAGCTGGCCCTGGATGTGGAGATTGCCACCTACCGCAAGCTGCTGGAGAGTGAGGAGTGCAG gATGTCTGGCGAATATCCAAATTCTGTGAGCATCT CTGTCATCAGCAGCACCAatgctggggcaggaggggctggcttcagcatgggctttggagcctCGAGCAGTTATAGCTACAAAACTGCAGCTGCAGACGTCAAGACCAAAGGCAGCTGTGGCAGCGAGCTCAAGGATCCCCTTGCCAAAACCTCGGGGAGCAGCTGTGCCACCAAAAAGGCCTCCAGATGA